The genomic stretch GAGAATATAAGAAAGTGCTTCGTGAGCAGAAGCGGGCGCTAGCTCTTAATGAGATCCGCAAGGATCAGGTATCTACTTCAGCGCCTGTCAGTTAAAGCACAGGATATGATACAATATTTCATAAGCTAAAAATGAGAGAAATGACTATAGATGCTTGGAATCTATAGTCATTTTTTCTTGATATTTCTGAATAGAAGCAGGTGTGAGTTCGTGAGTATGATGCATCGTTGGCAGGACGTTTTCCGCAAGAATACGGGTCTTAATCCGTATGTATGGTTAGTATGTTTCATCCTCCCTTTTTACTTTATCATCGGCTCCTCTTCCAAAGGATATGTCGTGTTTGGTATCCTGGCGATTATGTTGTTTTTTGCATCTAATTTGCTGGGTCTTGTGATGAAGGGGTGGCCGGTATATATCTGGTATGGGCTGCAGATCGCCATCTCTATTTTAATGGCAGTTATTTTTGGATTTGTTTATTTCTCTTTATTTCTCGCTTTTTTTATTGGTACGATTCAAAATAAAGCCGGCTTTATTACGTTATATACCATTCATTTAGTCGGTACCTTTGCCACTATCAATTATTTGCTGGCGTCCGCTAATCTTGTCGTGATCACACAGCTGCCTTTTGTACTGATTAGTATGATCGCTGTTATTCTATTGCCTGTCAGTACATATAACAAGAATAAACAAGACGCGCTTCAGGGTCAGCTAGAAGATGCGAATAAACGGATATCGGAACTGGTCAAACAGGAAGAAAGACAGCGGATTGCAAGAGATTTACATGATACACTGGGGCAAAAGCTTTCGCTTATTGGTCTCAAGAGTGAACTGGCGAGTAAGATGATCACCCGTAATCCAGCTCGAGCTCAGGAAGAGATGAAGGATGTAACACTAACAGCGAGAACCGCTCTTAAGGAAGTAAGAGAGATGGTCACCCAGATGAGAGGTACCCGGTTTGAAGATGAATTGTTCCGTATTAGGCAGATTCTGAAGGTTGCGGACATCGAGCTCTTGATCGAAGGAGAAGATAATCTGACAGGGGTCTCCCTTATGGCAGAGAACGTGCTGGGTATGTGCCTGAAAGAAGCTGTTACGAATGTCATTAAACATAGTGAAGCAAGTATATGTGAGATTAGAATCCAACCGGATCATACCGAACTTGTTATAACCGTAAGAGATAATGGAAAAGGGATGAAAGACGCGCCTGAACGAATTCGCGGTAACGGACTTCGGGGAATGAAAGAACGGTTGGAATTTGTTAACGGCAGTCTTGCGATCACCTCAGAAGAAGGGACCAAGCTGCGAATTGCAGTGCCCCGGGCCGTTCAGCGTCAAATGTGAGAGGAGTTTGAGTGATATGATTCGTATTGTAATTGCTGAGGATCAGCGGATGCTGCTTGGAGCCCTCGCCTCCTTACTTGATTTAGAAGAAGATATGGAAGTCATTGGACGGGCAAATAACGGTGAAGATGTGGTTAACCTTGTCAAAGAACATGGGCCGGACATCTGTATTATGGATATTGAAATGCCAATCAAAAGCGGACTTGATGCAGCGGAAGAAATGAAGGATCTAGATGTAAAAATCGTGATCCTGACTACGTTTGCTCGCAGCGGCTATTTTGAACGGGCACTGAAGGCGGGCGTCAGCGGATATTTGTTGAAAGACAGTCCGATTGAGGAACTAGCACAAACGATTCGAAGTGTTATGGCGGGAAGAAGAATCTATGCAGCGGAACTTGTTGACGAAGGATATGGGGAAAAAAACCCGCTTACGGAACGAGAGAAAGCCGTACTGGAACTAATCGCTGATGGCAAAAACACGAAAGAAATTTCCAATGAACTATACATCACCACAGGAACGGTAAGAAATTATGTGTCCGTCATTTTAGACAAGCTCGGTGTGGGCAACCGGATTGAAGCTATTAAGCATTTTAAAGAAAAAGGCTGGTTTAAATAAGAAAATAGAGCTTTCATTAAATTGGAAGCCGTATTCCTCTGAATTTCTTAAGAAAAATTAGAGTCAAATCCCTATCAATATGGTATGATTTGAAAGTGCGAAATGAAATTGACAAATGTGAATTTATCATTTTTAAGTAGTACGATGATCGAAATACATGCTCGCACGAGACGGATGTCTTGCGCGGGTTTTCTTTATGTCAATATTGAAGGAGGAATAAGCTTGATATCGCTAGACCATGTCAGCAAGAGTTTTGGTTCTAAGAAGCATGGAGAGCGACTGACGGTAGTAGATCATGTTTCGCTACATATCGAACAGGGCAGTATTCATGGCATTATCGGGGCAAGCGGCGCTGGCAAATCAACACTGCTTCGCATCATGAATTTGTTGGAGAGACCCGAAGATGGACAGGTTTATATCGGTGGACAAGAGCTTACGCGGATGAGGGAAAGGGAGCTCAGACAAGCAAGAAGAAAGATCGGAATGATTTTTCAGCACTTTAATCTGATTGAGAACCGCACTGTTGAGGGGAATGTAGCCATTCCTCTTGAGCTTGCCGGTGTGAAAAAGGCGGAACGTATAACTCGGGTACACGAATATTTGCGTTTTGTGGGTCTTGAGGACAAGGCAAAGCAGTATCCTGCGCAGCTTAGCGGGGGACAAAAACAGCGGGTGGCCATTGCAAGAGCACTTGCCAATGAACCTCAGGTACTGCTATGTGATGAACCCACCTCTGCGCTTGATCCGAAGACGACTTCGGGTGTGCTCGAGGTACTTAGACACGTTAATGAAGAATTAAAGATTACGATCGTTATTGTGACGCATGAAGTACCGGTTGTCGAACGTCTGTGTACGGCCGTATCTTTTATGGATGCAGGGAAGATTGTACGGACGCTTCCAATTCAGGAAGGGGCATTACCACCTGATATGCTCGCCTGGTATGAAGAGCAGGAAGCAGGTGACAGCGAAGGATGAATTTTTATGAGACATATATAGCGAAGTACGAAAGTGAAATGTGGGAAGCCATCGGACAAACCTTTTTCATGGTTGGCGTCTCCCTGGCGGCTGCGATCCTAATCGGACTTCCGCTGGGAACACTGCTGTACTTAACGCGAAAAGGACAGAAATATGAGAATGTTGTATTATTCACCATACTTGACGTTATCGTAAATATCATTCGTTCATTTCCATTCTTGCTGCTCGTGGTCTTTATGATTCCATTGACTCGAATGATTGTAGGCACCGCTCTAGGTACAACTGCCGCCTCTATTCCGCTTGCTGTTGTAGCTATCGCAAGTTACTCTAGGCTCGCTGAGCAGTCGCTGCTTGAAGTGCCGAAAGGTGTAGTTGAGGCTGCGTCCTCGATGGGAGCAAATCTCTTTCAGTTTATTTATAAATTTTTGTATGTTGAAGCAAGAGCGGGATTAGTACGCGGATTAACGTTGTCTGCGGTCAGCTTTATTTCCTACTCCACGGTTGTCGGTGTCGTTGGGGGCGGAGGAATTGGTGACTTTGCTATCAGATACGGGTATCAGCGGTATGAAACCGAACTTATGGTATTCACCATCGTCATTATGATTGTATTCGTGCAGCTTATTCAGTATTTGGGGAATCTTTTGGCACGTACTCTGGATAAGCGTTAATAAGTGCAATGTTTTGCTTTTGAATATAAGGAAAAGAGGAATGTCAGATGATGAAGTCAAAAAAGAATGGCCTGAAACAATGGTTTGGACTTGCTATGCTTACGGTACTTATGTTGACTCTAGCTGCTTGTGGTTCTAAGAGCAGTGACGGGGGTGCTCAAGGAGATTCTACTGCTTCTCAAGAAGGGGAGATGCAGCAGATCAAAGTAGCCAGCAGCCTGTCTGCGATGGTCGATATGATGGAAGCGATAAAACCGGTGCTTGAAAAAGACGGGATTCAGCTTGAAATTGTGAGTGTATCCGATAATATTCAGCCTAATGAAGCTCTAAAGAATAAAGAAGTGGATGCGAACTTCTTCCAGCATAAAGTGTTCATGGAGCAATATAACGAAAATAATGATGCAAACCTCGTCATGGTTACACCTATTTATCACATTATTTACGGTGGTTACTCTAAGAAATACAACAGCATTGAGGAGTTACCAGAGGGTGCAACGATTGGAATTCCGAATGATCCAGCCAATATTGGACGTTCCCTTGCGATGTTTGCTGAGAATGGAATGATTACACTGAAGGATGGTGTGGGTATGGATGCTCTTCAGTCGGATATTACGGGCAATCCTAAGAACTATAAGTTTAAAGAAGTAGATCTTCTCATGCTTGGCCGTGCTTATGATGATGTGGATATGGTTACTCTCTATCCTGCCTATGCGTCACCGCTTGGTTTAACACCTAAGGATGCGATCGTCACTGAAACGCTGGATGAGGAATTTGCAATATCGCTGGTTGCACGTGAAGACAACAAAGACTCTGAAGCCATTCAAAAACTGGCAGCTGCACTGACAAGTGATGAAGCTAGAAAATTTATTGAAGAGAATCATAAGGATACAATGATCCCTGCATTTTAAATCGGATAAGAAGAGAGATGACATGCCTTTTATGGCACATAGGTCATCTCTTTTTTTTGTGGGGATTGATAGCGAAAAAGAGAGGAAAAAGGAAAAATCCCGCATTGCTTTTTATAAAATGCGTATTTTAACCGTTTTTTACAAAAATATTGATCAATATGGCAGTTTTTCATAAAACAACCCGTCCACAAGTCTTCTCACTAGTTGTATAATAGTCCATGTGAGGAGGTGCTGAGATGAGTGACCTGGAGCGATTAGAGAATATAAATTTAGTAGAGCACATTTTTACTCAAGCGCCTGTTGGGGTTGCATTCGTATCACTAGACGGTAAATGGATCGATGTGAATCCTGCAGCATGCCAAATCATAGGGTTTAGCAGAGAAGAGCTTATTACGCTTCCTGCACTTGACTATATACTATCAGAAGCTATACCGCCAACTGAGCTTGCACCAAAGATGTCTTCTGGTTTCGAGAATGAAAAACAATACCTACATAGAAACGGTAATGTGGTCTGGGCTTGTGTCTATATATCTTTATATTGTGATCAACAAACGGGAGAACCTGCCTATTACATTGTTCATATGATAGATATCACCAGCAGCAAGGTCGCAGAACTGAAACTATTGGAGAGTGTAGAAAGGTACACATCGCTCAAAAAGTATAATCATGATGCGATTATTTCTTTTGGGCTGGACGGAATGATCATCAATGGCAACCAAATGGCAGAACAACTCACGGGATATGCAATTTCTGAATTAATTGGTACTCGAATTTCGCGTATTGTAGGGGAAGAAGCCATTGCTAATCTTGCTTTTGTAGATCAGGAGTATACGGCAATTGAGCGTGATATTAACGTGGTACGTCATAAGGATGGACATGTGGTGGAAATACTCGCTACGCTCGCTCCTATTATTATCCATAATCATAAAGTCGGTTTTTATCTTATTGCGAAAGATATGACCGAACAGAAAC from Paenibacillus polygoni encodes the following:
- a CDS encoding sensor histidine kinase, whose protein sequence is MHRWQDVFRKNTGLNPYVWLVCFILPFYFIIGSSSKGYVVFGILAIMLFFASNLLGLVMKGWPVYIWYGLQIAISILMAVIFGFVYFSLFLAFFIGTIQNKAGFITLYTIHLVGTFATINYLLASANLVVITQLPFVLISMIAVILLPVSTYNKNKQDALQGQLEDANKRISELVKQEERQRIARDLHDTLGQKLSLIGLKSELASKMITRNPARAQEEMKDVTLTARTALKEVREMVTQMRGTRFEDELFRIRQILKVADIELLIEGEDNLTGVSLMAENVLGMCLKEAVTNVIKHSEASICEIRIQPDHTELVITVRDNGKGMKDAPERIRGNGLRGMKERLEFVNGSLAITSEEGTKLRIAVPRAVQRQM
- a CDS encoding response regulator transcription factor, with amino-acid sequence MIRIVIAEDQRMLLGALASLLDLEEDMEVIGRANNGEDVVNLVKEHGPDICIMDIEMPIKSGLDAAEEMKDLDVKIVILTTFARSGYFERALKAGVSGYLLKDSPIEELAQTIRSVMAGRRIYAAELVDEGYGEKNPLTEREKAVLELIADGKNTKEISNELYITTGTVRNYVSVILDKLGVGNRIEAIKHFKEKGWFK
- a CDS encoding methionine ABC transporter ATP-binding protein, with the translated sequence MISLDHVSKSFGSKKHGERLTVVDHVSLHIEQGSIHGIIGASGAGKSTLLRIMNLLERPEDGQVYIGGQELTRMRERELRQARRKIGMIFQHFNLIENRTVEGNVAIPLELAGVKKAERITRVHEYLRFVGLEDKAKQYPAQLSGGQKQRVAIARALANEPQVLLCDEPTSALDPKTTSGVLEVLRHVNEELKITIVIVTHEVPVVERLCTAVSFMDAGKIVRTLPIQEGALPPDMLAWYEEQEAGDSEG
- a CDS encoding methionine ABC transporter permease: MNFYETYIAKYESEMWEAIGQTFFMVGVSLAAAILIGLPLGTLLYLTRKGQKYENVVLFTILDVIVNIIRSFPFLLLVVFMIPLTRMIVGTALGTTAASIPLAVVAIASYSRLAEQSLLEVPKGVVEAASSMGANLFQFIYKFLYVEARAGLVRGLTLSAVSFISYSTVVGVVGGGGIGDFAIRYGYQRYETELMVFTIVIMIVFVQLIQYLGNLLARTLDKR
- a CDS encoding MetQ/NlpA family ABC transporter substrate-binding protein, translated to MMKSKKNGLKQWFGLAMLTVLMLTLAACGSKSSDGGAQGDSTASQEGEMQQIKVASSLSAMVDMMEAIKPVLEKDGIQLEIVSVSDNIQPNEALKNKEVDANFFQHKVFMEQYNENNDANLVMVTPIYHIIYGGYSKKYNSIEELPEGATIGIPNDPANIGRSLAMFAENGMITLKDGVGMDALQSDITGNPKNYKFKEVDLLMLGRAYDDVDMVTLYPAYASPLGLTPKDAIVTETLDEEFAISLVAREDNKDSEAIQKLAAALTSDEARKFIEENHKDTMIPAF